In one Streptomyces marincola genomic region, the following are encoded:
- a CDS encoding cell division protein PerM, whose product MRHVLRYLAPLGGARRRWFLEGMLAAGLGLAAIAVLVLLLWTLSSHPDSGVGGALRLAADLWLLAHGADLTRAATDGGPPAPVGVTPLLLTVLPLWLLRRAVGVCDWSPQPGQGALAALWISCGYLAVAAAVVPHTAPAALSADPLSALAHLPLFALAVTLAAAFAISGPPLAAPADGTGPFDGRRLVAAGRIALTGLGACCAAGALLFLLGFAQGAHRAQDALGQLGPDWAGRLAVLCLAVALLPNAVVWATAWGLGPGFTLGAGSAVTPAAVTGTAPDLPPFPLLAALPAGAAWPWAAALVPVAAATSVAWATARAAVPDRGRRATAAGWGGTVLTVLLAGCGAGAALGLLAALAGGPLGTGALAAFGPDPVPTALAAAVWTAVPAVPLALALRLWRLRRTRWARAGAGRAVARAARLRPTRRREAAPTGARRRFALRRGRRGRAPSDGWHTTGARRTRWAALKKSSGTLVPELPDPGDPAGRPGASRPAATDEPAPRP is encoded by the coding sequence CGGCGTCGGCGGCGCGCTGCGCCTGGCCGCCGACCTGTGGCTGCTGGCCCACGGCGCCGACCTCACGCGTGCCGCGACGGACGGCGGGCCGCCGGCCCCCGTCGGTGTCACGCCGCTGCTGCTCACCGTGCTGCCGCTGTGGCTGCTGCGCCGCGCGGTCGGCGTGTGCGACTGGTCGCCGCAGCCGGGCCAGGGCGCGCTCGCCGCGCTGTGGATCTCCTGCGGCTACCTCGCCGTCGCCGCGGCGGTCGTCCCGCACACCGCGCCCGCCGCCCTCTCCGCCGACCCGCTCAGCGCGCTCGCCCACCTGCCGCTGTTCGCGCTCGCCGTCACCCTCGCCGCCGCCTTCGCCATCAGCGGCCCGCCCCTCGCGGCGCCCGCCGACGGAACGGGCCCCTTCGACGGGCGCCGCCTCGTGGCCGCCGGGCGCATCGCGCTGACCGGCCTCGGCGCCTGCTGCGCCGCGGGGGCGCTGCTGTTCCTCCTCGGGTTCGCGCAGGGAGCCCACCGCGCGCAGGACGCGCTGGGACAGCTGGGCCCCGACTGGGCCGGCCGCCTCGCGGTGCTGTGCCTCGCCGTCGCCCTGCTGCCCAACGCCGTCGTGTGGGCCACGGCCTGGGGGCTCGGCCCCGGTTTCACGCTCGGCGCGGGCAGCGCCGTCACCCCGGCGGCCGTCACCGGGACCGCCCCCGACCTGCCGCCGTTCCCGCTGCTCGCCGCGCTGCCGGCCGGCGCGGCCTGGCCGTGGGCCGCCGCGCTCGTCCCGGTGGCCGCCGCCACGTCGGTGGCGTGGGCCACCGCGCGCGCCGCGGTGCCCGACCGCGGCCGGCGCGCCACCGCAGCGGGCTGGGGCGGCACCGTCCTGACCGTGCTGCTCGCCGGCTGCGGCGCCGGCGCCGCGCTCGGCCTGCTCGCGGCGCTGGCCGGCGGGCCGCTCGGCACCGGCGCGCTCGCCGCGTTCGGTCCTGATCCGGTGCCGACGGCCCTGGCCGCCGCCGTCTGGACCGCCGTGCCCGCCGTGCCGCTCGCCCTCGCGCTGCGCCTGTGGCGGCTGCGCCGGACGCGCTGGGCCAGGGCCGGCGCGGGCCGCGCCGTGGCGCGCGCCGCGCGGCTGCGCCCCACACGCCGGCGCGAAGCGGCGCCGACCGGCGCGCGGCGCCGCTTCGCGCTCAGGCGCGGACGCCGCGGCCGGGCGCCCTCCGACGGCTGGCACACCACCGGTGCCCGCAGGACGCGCTGGGCGGCCCTCAAGAAGTCCTCGGGAACGCTCGTCCCCGAACTCCCCGACCCCGGGGACCCGGCGGGCCGCCCCGGCGCGTCCCGGCCGGCGGCCACCGACGAGCCCGCGCCCCGCCCCTGA
- the purN gene encoding phosphoribosylglycinamide formyltransferase → MAAAPERTSPARVVVLVSGSGTNLQALLDAAAERDPAGRPYGAEVVAVGADRDGIEGLRRAERAGVPTFVTRVRDHATRAEWDLALADAVAAHRPDLVVSAGFMKIVGAAFLSAFGGRTINTHPALLPSFPGAHGVRDALAHGAKVTGCTVHFMDAGVDSGPIIAQEAVAIHEEDDEETLHERIKDVERRLLVDVVGRLARDGYRIEGRKVHIP, encoded by the coding sequence GTGGCTGCTGCCCCCGAGCGTACGTCTCCGGCGCGCGTCGTCGTCCTCGTCTCCGGCTCGGGCACCAATCTCCAGGCCCTCCTCGACGCGGCGGCGGAACGGGACCCGGCCGGCCGGCCCTACGGCGCCGAGGTGGTGGCCGTCGGGGCCGACCGGGACGGCATCGAGGGGCTGCGGCGCGCCGAGCGGGCCGGGGTGCCCACGTTCGTGACGCGCGTGCGCGACCACGCCACCCGCGCCGAGTGGGACCTGGCCCTGGCCGACGCGGTCGCCGCGCACCGGCCCGACCTGGTGGTGTCGGCCGGGTTCATGAAGATCGTGGGGGCCGCGTTCCTGTCCGCGTTCGGCGGACGGACCATCAACACCCACCCGGCGCTGCTGCCGAGCTTCCCCGGCGCGCACGGGGTGCGCGACGCCCTCGCGCACGGCGCGAAGGTCACCGGTTGCACGGTCCACTTCATGGACGCCGGCGTGGACTCAGGACCGATCATCGCCCAGGAGGCGGTGGCGATCCATGAGGAGGACGACGAGGAAACGCTGCACGAGCGCATCAAGGACGTCGAGCGGCGCCTCCTCGTCGACGTCGTGGGCCGCCTCGCCCGCGACGGATACAGGATCGAGGGACGGAAGGTGCATATCCCGTGA